Genomic DNA from Streptococcus uberis:
CTCATAAAGTGATAGTTGTATTATAACATTTTAAAAATAAAATGGGCATTAAATTTCTCTCTAAAAATAACAAATAATGATTGTCAATCTTCTGTAAAATTTGAAAAAAATCTGGTATAATAATGCAAATATCAAAAAGATATCACTGTAAAGAAAGATTGTGTCAGTAAGGAGAAATGTATGTCACTAAAAATAGCATTACTTGGTTTTGGAACAGTTGCCAGTGGAATTCCTTTTTTATTAGAGGAAAATGGTAAAAAAATGACAGCAGCGCTAGGAACGGACATTCAAATCTCAAAAGTTTTAGTGCGTGATGAAAATGAAAAACAACGATTGCTAGACAAAGGCTATCACTATGATTTTGTAACTTCTATTGATGCCATAGTGTCAGATCCTGATTGTCAAATTGTTGTTGAACTTATGGGCCGTATTGAGCCTGCCAAAACCTTTATTTTAAAAGCTCTCGAAGCTGGAAAACATGTTGTTACAGCCAATAAGGATTTGATTGCATTGCATGGATCTGAAATTAGAGGGTTTGCTGAAGCACGTAACCAGGCTTTTTATTACGAAGCAGCAGTGGCAGGTGGCATTCCTATTTTGAGAACCTTAGCAAATTCATTTACGTCAGATAAAATTACGCGTGTTCTAGGGGTCTTAAACGGTACCTCTAACTATATGATGACTAAGATGGTTGAAGAAGGTTGGTCCTATGAGGAAGCATTGTCTAAGGCACAAGCATTGGGCTATGCTGAAAGTGACCCTACAAATGATGTTGAAGGGATTGATGCGGCATATAAAGTGGCTATCTTAAGCCAATTTGCTTTTGGAACAACAATAGATTTTGAAGAAGTTAGACACCAAGGTATTTCAACGATTACTCCTGATGATGTTGCTTTGGCGCAACAACTGGGTTATGTCGTCAAATTAATTGGTTCTGTGGAAGAAAAAGAATCGGGCATTTCAGCAGAAGTTTCCCCAACTTTT
This window encodes:
- a CDS encoding homoserine dehydrogenase, whose translation is MSLKIALLGFGTVASGIPFLLEENGKKMTAALGTDIQISKVLVRDENEKQRLLDKGYHYDFVTSIDAIVSDPDCQIVVELMGRIEPAKTFILKALEAGKHVVTANKDLIALHGSEIRGFAEARNQAFYYEAAVAGGIPILRTLANSFTSDKITRVLGVLNGTSNYMMTKMVEEGWSYEEALSKAQALGYAESDPTNDVEGIDAAYKVAILSQFAFGTTIDFEEVRHQGISTITPDDVALAQQLGYVVKLIGSVEEKESGISAEVSPTFIPKEHPLASVNGVMNAVFVESIGIGQAMFYGPGAGQKPTATSVMADIIRIGQRLKDKTVGKPFNEFKREARLADKSDRTSHYYFAIETPDQKGQLLRLASIFNDQEASFQQILQQKANAGRARLVIITHMMNQIQLDNLLQALADDQEFKLLNVFKVLGE